A window of Marinobacter salarius contains these coding sequences:
- a CDS encoding efflux RND transporter periplasmic adaptor subunit: MKKTLISVFALTLLTAPLSFVQAEEDAHQEAGHDHAASGDDRQEVTGEEGEHKEDHGEEGEHEEEGGHGHEDENGGHEEAATASINAKQKDLAGIEVATLESRLVDYEIYAPGELLTNGYTSYHVSPRVASVVLRRHVELGEHVTKGQLLVTLFSETVAQAQADYRKAFPEWKRISGLGRSVVGDQRFNTAKANIEAASATLLAYGLNDDDIGALKASGVGSLGEYMLRARVDGAVLTDDFEQGQRVEAGQPLVTLADESELWVEAHLPASSDIVLEKGAEAEVRAAGRVALATVSQEAHTIDPVTRTRIVRLELDNPEDRFHPGMFADVYFRFKTSEPVLAVPETALMRGADGDWTVYVEEAEGEYEPVEVELGRSIGGLREVSGLAAGQRVVLRGAFFVASEIAKGGFDPHNH; the protein is encoded by the coding sequence ATGAAAAAAACTCTGATTTCTGTATTCGCATTGACGTTGCTTACAGCCCCACTTTCTTTTGTACAGGCAGAGGAAGATGCTCATCAGGAAGCCGGCCATGATCATGCTGCCAGTGGCGACGATCGTCAGGAAGTCACCGGTGAGGAGGGCGAGCATAAGGAAGATCATGGTGAAGAAGGTGAGCATGAAGAGGAAGGGGGGCACGGCCACGAAGACGAGAACGGTGGCCATGAAGAAGCGGCCACCGCAAGCATCAACGCCAAACAGAAAGATCTGGCCGGCATTGAAGTGGCAACGCTCGAAAGCCGGCTCGTTGACTATGAAATTTACGCGCCCGGTGAGCTGCTAACCAATGGTTATACCAGCTATCACGTGTCCCCCCGGGTTGCCTCAGTGGTGCTGCGGCGTCACGTGGAACTGGGTGAGCACGTAACCAAAGGCCAGCTGCTGGTAACCCTGTTCAGTGAGACAGTGGCACAGGCGCAGGCGGATTACAGGAAAGCTTTTCCTGAATGGAAGCGAATCAGCGGGCTGGGTCGTTCCGTGGTTGGCGATCAGCGGTTCAATACCGCGAAAGCCAATATTGAGGCGGCAAGCGCGACTCTGCTTGCTTACGGGCTAAACGATGATGACATTGGTGCACTGAAGGCCAGTGGCGTGGGTAGCCTCGGTGAATACATGCTAAGGGCTCGCGTGGATGGCGCAGTGCTGACCGATGACTTTGAGCAAGGACAAAGAGTTGAGGCTGGCCAGCCGCTGGTGACTCTTGCTGACGAGAGTGAACTTTGGGTAGAAGCCCATCTGCCAGCAAGCTCCGACATTGTTCTTGAGAAGGGCGCGGAAGCCGAAGTCAGGGCAGCTGGTCGTGTGGCCCTGGCAACGGTGTCCCAGGAAGCCCACACCATTGATCCTGTGACCCGCACCCGGATTGTCAGGCTGGAGCTGGACAATCCTGAAGATCGTTTTCATCCAGGAATGTTCGCAGATGTGTATTTTCGTTTTAAGACCAGCGAGCCGGTGCTTGCCGTGCCGGAGACTGCATTGATGCGTGGCGCGGACGGTGACTGGACGGTCTATGTGGAAGAGGCCGAAGGCGAGTATGAACCCGTGGAAGTGGAGCTGGGTCGCTCAATTGGTGGGCTCCGTGAGGTTTCCGGCCTGGCTGCGGGCCAACGAGTCGTTTTGCGGGGCGCATTTTTTGTGGCCTCTGAGATTGCCAAAGGCGGCTTTGATCCGCACAACCACTGA